The genome window TTCGAAGGTGGTAATCGCATATCTCTGCTAACGTTATTGGTCGCTCTTGTAAAATTCTGAATGGAGTCTACAGGCACATTTTCTACGTGGGCAAGTAATGCCTCATGGAGTTTTTCAGACAGTTCATTTAGATAGCGAGTGCTGTGTTTGCGGCTGATTAAATCCTTGCTTTTGCGCAATTTTTCCACATCATAGTCTGTTGCTTGTATTGCACCGACAATCAATTCACTGTCTACGTTGACGCCTTTAGGAACCTTATTGTCATAAAGGTAGTTAAGTAAATCGGCAAAACGTTTACCGATACCTGGCTCTGATTCTATGGGGCCGGATAAATACATGAAATCCGAAAGTGCTTTTTCAAAAGAGATGAGCTGCATCTGATACAAATGAAATTGCTTTCTTAACACCGAATATTCAGCGTCAGGGATCTTAGTTTGCGTTTCGACAATAAGTGCCTCGGCTCGTTGTTTCAGGCGACATTCCATACTGTGGAACAAATTATTCTGAAACAAATGAGTGGCTACAAGACCTTCTTGCTGGTTTTCGTCATAATCAAACCAGGACAAGGGCATGGCCAGAGAATCATAACCATCGCCAATGTCGCTCAGACCCATTAATAGTCGATAGGTGTCAGCTCCTTGGGCAGTGCAGTCAGGATCAATGTGTATTAGTCCTTGCAGTTTGTTTACGCTGAACTGATTAAACTCTTCGAGTTGTACGATTTCATACCCCATATTGGCTATTAATAACAAAGCTGTTGTGACAATGCCTATCTGGATACGGCGTAGCAATTTATTACTGGAGAAACGGCGTTTTTCTAAAATCGAACACAGGTTCTTTTCAGCAAAAATTTTCTCTTGAAACACATCTTCTACAAACTGCGGATTTTCATTGATTTTACCAGTAAAATAAACGCCTCTTAGGGGCAGTGCTTCTTGTAGACTGCTGCGAGCGAAGGCCGACTTCATGACCTGCTCCAACGGAGCTTGTAGTTTAGAAAACTCATGTAGAAATAACATAAATTTGTCAATGTCAGAGATTTCTTTACCACCTGCAGCAACGCTCAATTGCGCGTTTTGCAAAGACTGCAATAATTGCTGAAAAATTTCTTTAATCCAATCCATGTTGAAGCCGATATCTAGGCGATAAGGGTTAGACCAGCCAATCATCTGCTCTTCCACCGCTTCGCCATGTGCTTCCCAAAAGGCTTTATAGCCTTCAATTTCATCACAATGGGTAATAAACAAATAAACCGGTAAGATAAAACCGGATATTTTTTGGGTTTGCCATAACTGCTGAAAGAGCTGCTCACCCAACTCTTCCAAAACTGCCGGAGATTCCCTGCTCAATAAGGTCTTCGCGGATATACACAATATGATATTATCTATAGGTCGCTCTGGTCGGTAGAGTTGTAACTGTCCCAGCAGTGACCGAAACTTGTTGTTATCAGGTTCGATGATGACCCCGTGATCGAAAAAATTCCAACCACTATCCGCACCCGTTAATCGTCTTTCTCTTGGGAGAATATTCGTCCTCCGACCTTTTTTAACCGCATTAATTAATTGACTTTTACCACTGCCGTTCTCTCCCATAAGTAATGTCCAGGGAAGTTTATAACGCCACTCTCTTTGGGTCGTTAAATACTGAATGGCGTTCATGGCTTTACGGGTTTGCAGGAAAGAATTGAATTTGCTGCTTTTCTCTTTCTCTTTTTCTTTTTCTTTTTCTTTGACTTTAACCGACCGTTTATTAATGGCACAAGCAAGATATTTCAGCGGGCCAGCCACCAGTTTAAACAGCCTACTACCTGATCTGCCCAACAGCATGGCACTGTTAATGGTTACACCCTTCAGCCTTTTAAATAACCACACCCCTAATAAAACAGTAAGTACTAACGCAAACACCACGGTCAGCGCTTGCCATAACGGATCTTGCCAGATGGGTTTTAACTGTTCGATTATCGGATACAACCTTTCTATCAGGGCTTCAAATAATTCACCAATACTATGGCTTACTTTATGAAAAAGATTGTACAACCATCGGTTTATCGTCCCCATTAAGGTGCTCAGATGGAAATCCATTTGTCCACCCCGTGATTTAGTGCCAACCAGGCGATAATGCCAATGATGATGTAAAGAGCTAATCCATAAACGGCGCCACGATGCCAATTGGATATTGGTGCTAGACGCTGTTCCTGCAAAGAAACCAGGCAATGTTCATAGGCCTCCTGGTGGATGATTTCTCTGGCAGATGGTTGGTTTTGCGCCACAATATTAAACAGCTTACGGCGGTATTTAGTCAGCTCCTCCTGATTATCGTGGAATTTTCCCGCAAACCCCAATCGTAACGTCATCAAATAAACAGCAGCCAACTGCATTTCCATTTCGTCATAAGTGCCGTCTGCCAATAAGTCATCGACATCACGATAAAAAGTGCCGCCAGCCGAGCAGCTCTGAAAAAAATGATCTTCTAATAAGGCTTCATTCCATTGCTCACTTCCCGGCCAATCTATTTGCAAAAGAAATAATTCATCCGCTAACGCACACATGGCAAAACAGGCTTTATCTAGTAGCTCAAGTTGACGGTCGGTAAGACGGTTATCCTTCCAATATAGGCGCTTTTGGGCTATCCATTGTGAAAGTATGAGATTGATGGCTGTGGCAATTTCGTTATCGTTGGGAGCTTCCTGCAAACGCAAAATGATTTTGGCTTCAAGCGCCAGACGGTCCTGTGCAATCCACTTTTTGATAGTGGCTATCTTCTGATAAAACTCATTCATCAGGTTAACTAGATTAAAAGCCGCAACGCTCATAAAATTATTCCTGCTCCCTTTTTAAACCTGGCTCATGCGGTAAGTGCACCATGATGCGTTTGGGTTGATGATGTTTTAGTTTGCCATTAGTGCAAACAATGGTGAGCGGCTGCCCCACTTTAATAAATTGTGCATCAAACTTGATATAAAACAGAGCATGGCCTGCCATGGAGGTTATTCCTGTTGCATCATCGCTTTCAGTGGGCGTGGTAGAAGCCCCAAGAATGCGTTTCATCGCCAATTCTTTATGAATTTTAGGTGATGCAATACGACAATCGGCCATCCATTTTTCGAGATCTTCCACACTCTGGTTGGGCCGGGGTTTAAGTTCAATCAGTAAATCCTGTTCATCCCAGGCTTTATCGAACATGATCGAGAAAATGCCATTGCGACCTTCATCCATCGCCAAAGAGGTATAACGGACGTTCACATCTTTGAGCCGGTTATTAACGTATCTTAGAGCAAATTCCAGGCTGTTCCAGCAATCCTCATGACGATAGCGCGGCAATTTAGGTGGGATTAGCCCAGCATCCAAATCACTCATCGAGCCAATGAGACGAGCTAACACCTGATAAGTTTGCCAAGGGGAGCAAACTGGATTGTCGGCTACAAGTTCGAATTCAGCCAAGTGCTGCACCATGGCCCGGATCCACAGGCGATGCTGCTCTGTTACGCGCAATCCAAACTGCTCGTCGCCACCTTCAGAAAATCCTGCAAGCTGTTTGGCCTTTTTGCGAATATCCAGGGCAACACGTTGCAGTCGCCTCTGCAATGGAATCCGGTTAAACTCCGCGTCCTTTTGGTGTTTTTCATCATCATCTGGTATTAGCTCTCTATTGCCTAGTTTCAGAAAATCATCTGCATTAATACTCAACATGGGCGGACAATAATCGCTAATTTTATATTGCGGGCCATCGGTAAACAGTACTTCAAACAAAGGCAAGGCAACATATTGTTTATTAATGGTTTTAGCCGCTTGTAGTGACATAATGGGTAACAGGCGTTGTAAATCAGTTTCCCCCTCTCCGGTGTTATCATCCTTAACCGGATCACTGTCCACAACTAGAAAACGCTGTATATCAGACTTATTGCTAGCACTTCCAGGTAAGCGTATAGGTACCGTAAGTTGTACCATAACTTTATTGTTTTGTAGTAGTTCATCTGAGTCACTAATATCCAATTGCAGTGGCGGACGACCAGATGCCGTAGTGTCTATTTCTTTGTAATCGATTAGCAGTCCATCAGGCATTACAGCTCGCAATTCGGTGATATAGATCTCACCTTCAAGCAAGCGGCCTTCATCCAGCTTCATACTAATAACTCCCCAGCGATATGGGCCTGCATTTTGGGCAAATGACTGCAATTGACTTTCCCAGAAAATGTGGTCTTGTTGAAAATGCTGCGGCGACAATAACATACCTTCATGCCAACATACCGATAGAGGTAGCGGCCCATGTTGATGTAAGTAATTCTGGCTCATGGATTAAGCTCCTCTAATATGTAACCTTTGTTCTTTAAGGTGACTTTTAACTCACAATATTGAGTGATATCTGCCAGGTATTGACCGTCCGGTGCAAGATAGTTAGCAAACATAAGTACTGAAATGGCGTTATAGAATTTATCGGGCAAGGTCACTGTCTGTTTTGAACTTTGGGGGACAATTTCAAGTGCAGTGATAAGTATACTAGCCTGATATTTAAGCAATAATGCACGCTTTTGTGCAAACCAATCAGGGCCACTTAACGCTGATAAAGTATCGGCCGCCTTTTGGTCGTAGATAAAAAGAATGTCAACAGCAGTGGGTAGGTTTTGGTTGCTATTAGCGTCCGATTGGATCCACATTTTCTCCAAATCTGTGGATTTATATTCATAAAGAGGCACATACTCGTCCGCCACCTTTTTAATTTTGTTTACCGCACTATCAATACTGCTGCAGCCCACCACTAATAACGGCAGTAACACTACGCCAATGTATAGAGCTAATGCTTGTTTGTTCATCAGTTCACCAAATCCAACATAAAACTTACCTGACAGCTTTTAGGAGCATCACTTTTTAGCGCAGCACCATAACCCAGACGATTAGTAAGGTTTAAATCACAGCTTAGAGTAGTGGCATTTTTTTCTGGGGCGGCATCCGGTTCACAATCTAGGGTCACTTTGCAATCACAACGACTTTCGCTGATCCATGCGATTAGATCTTTTAAATTGTGATGTTCAACTCCTCCCGGCAATAACTGACTTCTTCGCTGCAGGCTCATAGGTCCGAGTACTAACTCAAATACTGCTTGTTGATCCCATATGCGTTTACCCAATGTAGCTTCCTGCCCAAGACGACAATTGCTCTGTCCCATCACAGTATGATCACTTTTCTGAACAGTTAACCAGCGGCCAATGATGGAATTCATTTTTATAACTGGAAGCCCCAGAACGGTATGAAACAATTTACGTACTATGGGTAAACTCATTCGGCAATTGGCAAGATGACCCGACAGTGACAAAAGGGTGTCATCCAACTGACCGTGAAAATCACGCTGCTCCTGATAATAATGACCACTCAATGCCAATAAGAATTGACCGACAAAATTATTGGCCGCATCGCCGTTGGTAAGAGTTAAATTGGTTTCAGCGTGAATAAAATAACGCAAGGCATGTATACGGTTGTTAAACAGATCCATAAAGGCCGCCATGGCACCGTCACCATAACGTACATCCTGACGCAATATGTCTAAAAAAGGTTCTGCCAGCGGCCCATCAATGCCCGTAAGATTATAGTGTGCGCATTCCACTCTATGCTTTTCACTAACGCCATCATCTTTGGTATTTTCCGCAATAATGACATTGCGAATTTCACCAGGTGGCAGGCTATGGCTTAATGTGCTTTTAAAATCGACTTTAGCCTGTAGCGACTCCAAGATAGCTGAATCATTGATACCCATACCCAGTAGCAAACGTACCAACTGATGAAATGACCAATCGGCATCTGGTAAGGAAAAAAGGTCGGCTACAGTATAACCTGTTCGCCAATGCGCGGTTGCCATTGCTGCCACACTCCTTCTCGTTTATCACTGATCAACTGTAACTGCACAAAGTGATTCAATGTGGTGTACAGACCAAAGAAATAGCTTAGAACACTCCCCAATAGCAGCGGATTCGCGTCAGAAAAATAGTCTTCATTAATTTCCAGAGATAACTGCGTACCCCGACAATGCCCACGCCACATCTCACCGCCAATACGCTTCACAATGGCTTTGGATTCCATAGTTACGAGTCCTTCAAGTTGGCGCAGATGAGAAACGGAATAAGGGTCTGAGTACAAACGTAAAATTTGTTTTAGGATCGCCAGTCGGTCTTTTCCACTACCCAGTGCGTCTAGATTAAGGGATAACTGAGACAGCAGTTTAATGTTATTTTCACCCGCTAAACTGGCCCCTTTAAATTTGCTGGGTATGCCTAAAATACTGGCATTAGCCATAGGACCTGATCCTAGGATCTGTAACTTCTGACCTTCACGAAGAGCTTCAGGTAATCGCCTGTTACTGCATAGCCCCCTTACTGAAATGGTTTGGTCTACTGGATTGGTAGGGGAAAAATCCGGATTATAAATGGAAACATAGGTATCACAGCCGCGCTCACCCGGCGTTAACAAGTCGGTTAGCCGAGTGACGTAGTATTGTCTGGAATTTGCTTTTCCGTTAGGCCCCAACCATGGGCTTAATGTCTTAACTTCGCCAGAATAAGAAATGCTTTTAACCTCCATTAGGCTGTGCACTTCGTAATGTAAATAGTGTTCTTCTGAAGCTAATATTCGATATTCATGTTGATTGTGTCGTAACTGAATGGGCTTGAAGGTTTTCTCATAAAGGTTAATGGCAGGAAAACAATTTAGCACAAAGCATTTTTCATCTAATGCTACCGACTTTGGAGAAGCTTCCAACAAAAACAGAATTTCAAAATCAGTTTGTGCGTTAACAAGCGCATTGGCGGCCTGGATTCCACATACATCAAAAAAATAGAATTTTTCGATAAAGACAAAATATTCCTGCAAAAGTCTGTAGGCTCTTTGACTGCCTGCATCATCTGGTAATACGTTTTGGTCATCTGCAAAGCCCTGCCATTGGATCACATCGGCAACTGAATGCGTATCATTATCGAGCCTTATCACTTCATCACCCACCCGAATTGCCACACCCACCAAATTGTTGCAGAGAATCTGGTACAGTTTGGCCCGTTGCGAGACATCAGAAATATAAAAGCGCAGGTTGTCGATAGGATATTGGTGTACCGGCTCTGTACCACGACTTTTGACTTTAATGGACATGACAGACTGAAATGTCTGACTGCGCTGCATTTTAAGGTTGTGAACTGCTGCAACACGATTTTTAGGTAATACTTCAGTATTGGCTACTTCCAGAGGCCATAACTGCGACGCATAACAATTCACAAAACGACACTCAATGTCTTCTTTTTCACCGGTTTCAGTCGTTCTGGAAGCTGTCCCCAAAAATTGACGACCTTTATCAAAAGAATAGCCATTAACAAAATTAGCACCATCAGGTTCTATATTGGCCTGAAGAACTGTCATGCAAGGAATTGAGCGCATCAGGTTTGGATACAGACTATGAAGTAATTGATTTGGGATCTGATTCCGTTGTTGAGTCAAGTCATTACGTAAGCGCCCAGTCATATAGGCAAATGACTGTATGATTTGTTCTACGTGTGGGTCATTAGAGCGACCGGCACTGAGTTTTAACTCAGCAGCTACTTCTGGATAAGTGCGGCTAAAGGCTTCCACTGATTGCCGTAAATACCGCATTTCCTGCTGAAAATAGGTGTAGTTTTGCAACATATATATCCCGATAACTTAATGGATTTGCTCACCTTTGATGATTTATCAATCACCCAAAAACAAACTCCTGCTCAAAATCTTCGTCAGATAACTGGATCTTAAGCTGACACCTAGAACGAAGTTCCATTTGTCCAATATTGACCACTTCAACCTGTTTAATTCTTGGTTCAAATGCTTTTAAAACCCTGACCATTTCCAACTGAAACTGAGTAATCTGATCTTTGTTATCCAGCGACTGATCAACTACAGCCACCAGACCGGTACGATAAATGCCTTTTAGCCTGGAGTTGGCTGGACCAACCGAAGCATCCACCCCTGCATCCAGATAACCACCGTAATTCAAAATACGCTCAACATTGTTGATAACGGATTCTTTGTTGCTAACAGGCCTTCCCGCTTGGGTTAATTTTTCAAAAAATGCCTTACCCATTTACTCATCTCGCTGTAGGAAGGGGGTGAGCCTGACGATCTTTGAAACTGAGGCATCATGTCAGGAGTAATTTGCATCTACAATCAACCAGACAGTGCAGCAATAGGACGATTTTTCGATACACTCCATGCGGCGGCTGTAAAGCCTCCGACATTACCGACAGTTGAACCTTGGATCTGATGGTGCCACCCTACTTCTGTAAAGTTCAGTTTAAACTGTTCGGTCGGCATATCATCTGGGTGAGTCTGATACTGAATTTCACTGATCAGCGCATAACGTAATTCGAAGCGCATGATGATATTGAATTGATCACCTGAGTTCCTAAGCACCCAAATAATGGTAGGCGTCTTTGAGGTTGGATCATCTAGAGGCTTAGCCCTGAGACAATAGTCATACATTTTAGGAGACGTGTGATCGACGTATTTCACACACGTAAAATCTGTAATAATTGGTCGACCAGAGGTTCGGGCATTGTTGCTCACATCGGTAGTTACTTGTTGTTTTAGACCTTGATTTATTGATACCAGCTCAACGCAATTTTCCCAGTTGAACTGTGCACCACCCGCGTTGCTGGTAAGTGCGCTCCATGCTGGGCCATCACCTCCGCCCGCTTCACCATCAATAAGCGACCCTAAGGCTGTACCATCGGTGTTTGGACCATATCCAAACTCAGCAACACCGAATTGCAGTAATATTAAGTCCATTGTTTACTCCTCTTTTAAATTTATCACTATGCGTTTTGACTTTATGGCAATTCCGCAACTAATCTGATGGATGTCGTTAGCTCTTCCAACTGGAAGTGAGGACGCAGGAACACAACAGAGCGATAGCTGCCAGGTTTTCCAGGAACGTCAGTGACATCAATTCGTGAATCTCTTAACGGGTAACTGGCTTTCATTTCTTGTGGTGCAGAGTCGTCTACCAACACATAGTTACTGATCCAGTTATTTAAATAGTCAGAGACATTTTCTTTCGTCATAAAGCTACCGACTTTGTCTCGCATGATGACTTTTATGTAATGGGCAAAGCGCGAGGCATTAAGTACGTACGGCAACATAGTAGATATTCGAGCATTGGCATTAGCAGCATCGGTATTGTACTTCTGCGGCTGTCCAGTGGTCTGGCCGCCAAAAAACGCGGCTTTATCTGCACCTTTGTGATGTAAAATGGCCATAAATCCGAGATCGTTAAGCTCTTTTTCACGCCGATCTGTGATCTGCACCTGAGTTGGACAGGTCATTTTCACATCACCAGCGGCGGTTTTAAAAGTATGAGCAGGTAAGCCCTCTACCAATCCACCACCTTCAACTCCTCGGATAGCAGCCAACCAGCCATGCTTAGAAAAGGCATTGGTGATCCTCTGCCCCATAACAAATGCTGGGTTTCCCCACAAATATTTGCTGGCATCATAGCCGTCCACGGCTTCACGAAAATCAAATCCTTCGGCCACCACAGTGTCTGGGCCATAAGGTAGACGTAATAATACTTTAGGCATTGTCAGTGATACGTAACGGGCATCATCACTTTGTCTGAAACTACGCCATTTTGCCAATTCAGCACTTTCAAAAATCTTGGTAAGATCTCTGGGCTGTGAAAGATTAAAGAAATCTTCCATATCGAATAACTTAGCATATGCCGCAGAAATAAATGGCGCATGTGCAGAGGATGCCACACCTGAGATTTTTTCTAGTAACTCCATATCTTCAGGATGACGGCCAAATTCAAAATCCCCCACAAGGAAGGAGAATGGGTCCCCACCATAAGTACCGAATTCTTCCTCATAGACCTTTTTGAATAAAGCACTTTGATCAAATTCGACGGCTTTTTGTAGGTCCTTGAGCAATTCGTTACGGCTGATATTAAGCAGACGAATTTTTAAGGTCTCACTGGTTTCAGTGTTCATCACCAAAAAGTTCAGACCACGCCAACTAGCTTCTAATTTCTGGAATTCAGGCGCATGCATTGCCAGATTCACCTTATCAGTGAGCTGTTTGTCGATATCTGATATTTTGTCTGTCATTAAATCTGAAGCAAATGGGTAAACGGGATCTTTACCTTCTTCCGGTTCAGCAGGTTTGAAAGGTAGCATAGTGACGGAAAACTCACCAATAAGCTGCATAGCATAAGGCACCTGCGTGTCGTCTAACGCCATGCGACCTTCTTTAAGCATGCGCTTAATTAGCTCCGTTTGCTCCACTTTCTCCCAAACAGTCACATCCCAGCCATCTATACTCTCATCGTCCATAGATGCTTGCTTAGCTTCAGCGAATGCCGTATTCAACTCGGTTTGCAATGTATCGTCACGCAAAATCTCAGACATAATCTCATCTAAAGGATCGTTGCCGTCGAGTTTGGCAACGAAGTCCCGAATGCGGTTGCGTGATTCAAATAATAAGTTAGTAAATGGAATTTGCTTCACAACACTAACAGGTTCAAAATCACTAATACTCTTGAAGTCTAATGTGACACCAAACTTCTTAGTTTCAGTTTCTCCTGTCTCGTTCTTTTCTTCATAAGGAACACTGTATGCGAGATGCACACCACAACCAGTCATTACCTCGTCGAAGTTATCGCGGTCAATAAAAACAAATTCACGTTCTTTAACGGGTGGAAGTTCAAATTTGCGCTTACCAGATAAATCTGCAAGCACACCTACAATTAGTGGTAGTTCGCGTTGAATGATGGCGTCACCTATTTCGACATCATAAGTGATGTGTACTCTTGGTGATCGCACCCTGGCTAATTTTTTCTGATTACTTTCCAAAATTTAATCTCCAATTCTTAAAGTGAATTAACAGGGGGTTTTGATGAACCTTTTCTGGTTAACTTGAAGTAAGTTTCGTTATTTCGTTCTTCAGAGCTAACCTCCCCCTGCGACTCAAGCACCTGTAACGCACAGTCAACAGCCGCCATCGAATCAACAAATTTCTGTTGTTTGACCCACCAATCAGTGATACCAATGACGGTGTCTTCACTATCCGGATGCTTTTTTAAATAGTTTTTTATTAACAAGGCCACATCTGTTTGATAGTGGTAGCTTATACTCATTAGACTACCTCGTTGCATATATTGATCCTTACTAGAGCATTAGGGGTGCCAACTTTTATGATTCACATAGAAAAACCCTACTCCATTGTTTTATAAGATATTATTTTTAAATATCATCTAGGATGAATGGATTGATACGGTTCATGAAAACCCCATTAGGGTTGCAATTACCCCGGCGTAAGCGGGTAAATTTATGAAACCGCAGATTGAGTGGTATTAATTAAAATGCAATGAATTGAAGTTCCTAGGCCAAAAGGGGGTTTAGTAGCTAAGTGGCAAGACATAAGTTTTCAGGTCGGATAATACGCTCCGCCTTCAATAGACCAGATAGGTGTTTAATGTGTGATTCTAATAGAGATTAAAAAAACCAAGAATAATTAGACGAGTTAAACATTGATATTTAACCGTTAATAAAGATTGATTTCTTGATTTTTAATATTGTATTTTTTTACCAGTTTGCCAAAGGCTCTACGTTCCTTACCACATAAAGTCGCAGCTTTAGTGATATTTCCTTCGGTGAATTTTAAAAGCCTTGAAACAAATCGCGCTTCAAAGTTTTCTATAGCCTGGCGTTTGGCATCAGAAAAATTGAGGCAGCCCGATTCCAGCTCGTTTGAGAGCGTATTATCGTCACTCGATAAAACAGCTGATGATTCTTGATTATCAATACCTGATTCGACAAACTCCATAGGTTGATTTTCCGAAAAACCTACACATCTAGGCGTGTTTAGCTCAGCATTTGATGCCGCTTGTGTCGCTTGTGTCGCTTGGCTCATAGCATCTACCATTACAGCTTCATCAAGATATTCGGATTTCGCTAACAAATAATAGCGATGAATCGTGTTCTCCAATTCCCGCACATTACCTGGCCAGTGATGAGTTTGAAATTTGGCTAATAAACGGCTAGTTATCCCCTGCTTATTTAAACCGTAATTAGTGTTTAACTTTTGAATGAAGTGCTCAGCCAACAGGGGAATGTCTTCTTTTCTTTCTCTAAGAGCAGGAACACTTACCGATAAAATATAGAGCCTAAAATAGAGATCTTGACGAAATTCACCAGCTATAATACTTTTTTCTAAATTGCAATTAGCCGCAGCGATGAATCGGACATTTGTTTTTAAAACCGTTGTTGAACCGATTGGACGAAATTCAGATTCTTGTA of Thalassotalea insulae contains these proteins:
- a CDS encoding type VI secretion system protein; translation: MDFHLSTLMGTINRWLYNLFHKVSHSIGELFEALIERLYPIIEQLKPIWQDPLWQALTVVFALVLTVLLGVWLFKRLKGVTINSAMLLGRSGSRLFKLVAGPLKYLACAINKRSVKVKEKEKEKEKEKSSKFNSFLQTRKAMNAIQYLTTQREWRYKLPWTLLMGENGSGKSQLINAVKKGRRTNILPRERRLTGADSGWNFFDHGVIIEPDNNKFRSLLGQLQLYRPERPIDNIILCISAKTLLSRESPAVLEELGEQLFQQLWQTQKISGFILPVYLFITHCDEIEGYKAFWEAHGEAVEEQMIGWSNPYRLDIGFNMDWIKEIFQQLLQSLQNAQLSVAAGGKEISDIDKFMLFLHEFSKLQAPLEQVMKSAFARSSLQEALPLRGVYFTGKINENPQFVEDVFQEKIFAEKNLCSILEKRRFSSNKLLRRIQIGIVTTALLLIANMGYEIVQLEEFNQFSVNKLQGLIHIDPDCTAQGADTYRLLMGLSDIGDGYDSLAMPLSWFDYDENQQEGLVATHLFQNNLFHSMECRLKQRAEALIVETQTKIPDAEYSVLRKQFHLYQMQLISFEKALSDFMYLSGPIESEPGIGKRFADLLNYLYDNKVPKGVNVDSELIVGAIQATDYDVEKLRKSKDLISRKHSTRYLNELSEKLHEALLAHVENVPVDSIQNFTRATNNVSRDMRLPPSNIQAGIREFQLWLKVTKEDWLATSPQNSPCGLLLEQMQIMSDDLTDFGYDSDQLARITKRFSQPDCDEVVRDELLGLTVAPFGELFRTDVQALLSESQELKNLIAILGDIAKLSFVKNAYAPVVDSSEGIVLWQVAPLQQLVDVLLNYQAFTSQHGHSGSFNNALQQRLQNVTRRLLSEAMIRPSQQVRQPKPVDDLMAYQQHAVSNAVNSFKSVREPLLQVLALLQQQGDNNNVLWLNQQVQGFVGQQLELLEQLVMEYHLYQPVASPEWQKPHFTQAMFNLGDDKKIQAFLLNQRQRLSYFAFNYAQPLMHYLQNSESGLSDILVQRWQTTLQDLAKFDRGEPNNQVALLDDLIATKLVQITDNQCPDKGHFDVSHDNLGWFAFRRDQIERQVNLHCASADKKAIINRYMRVSNLFNTMISGYFPFADVSQAGVKDIKPKVLMDFLEQYRLISTNLLSDLTSMMQKDDSIPRAWRDFIVKMDGISNFFSSTWQDKAKTWQTSIDINFDALGNVAGKRNQAKGSNQVIEWSVQSGNTLASFPNGAKEIMWQPGDPLVLNLRWATGSAYLPLGQPDNRITSDQFVDHKKLTATFQSKGNWGLFQWLQEYGLDLISLNNNEHLLSFYVPVAIKGQQPHLEGPAYVSRSNLMIQAVSEGAKGELVAIPIPHEFPVYAPGLNE
- a CDS encoding DotU family type IV/VI secretion system protein, translated to MSVAAFNLVNLMNEFYQKIATIKKWIAQDRLALEAKIILRLQEAPNDNEIATAINLILSQWIAQKRLYWKDNRLTDRQLELLDKACFAMCALADELFLLQIDWPGSEQWNEALLEDHFFQSCSAGGTFYRDVDDLLADGTYDEMEMQLAAVYLMTLRLGFAGKFHDNQEELTKYRRKLFNIVAQNQPSAREIIHQEAYEHCLVSLQEQRLAPISNWHRGAVYGLALYIIIGIIAWLALNHGVDKWISI
- the tssK gene encoding type VI secretion system baseplate subunit TssK gives rise to the protein MSQNYLHQHGPLPLSVCWHEGMLLSPQHFQQDHIFWESQLQSFAQNAGPYRWGVISMKLDEGRLLEGEIYITELRAVMPDGLLIDYKEIDTTASGRPPLQLDISDSDELLQNNKVMVQLTVPIRLPGSASNKSDIQRFLVVDSDPVKDDNTGEGETDLQRLLPIMSLQAAKTINKQYVALPLFEVLFTDGPQYKISDYCPPMLSINADDFLKLGNRELIPDDDEKHQKDAEFNRIPLQRRLQRVALDIRKKAKQLAGFSEGGDEQFGLRVTEQHRLWIRAMVQHLAEFELVADNPVCSPWQTYQVLARLIGSMSDLDAGLIPPKLPRYRHEDCWNSLEFALRYVNNRLKDVNVRYTSLAMDEGRNGIFSIMFDKAWDEQDLLIELKPRPNQSVEDLEKWMADCRIASPKIHKELAMKRILGASTTPTESDDATGITSMAGHALFYIKFDAQFIKVGQPLTIVCTNGKLKHHQPKRIMVHLPHEPGLKREQE
- the tssG gene encoding type VI secretion system baseplate subunit TssG, which codes for MATAHWRTGYTVADLFSLPDADWSFHQLVRLLLGMGINDSAILESLQAKVDFKSTLSHSLPPGEIRNVIIAENTKDDGVSEKHRVECAHYNLTGIDGPLAEPFLDILRQDVRYGDGAMAAFMDLFNNRIHALRYFIHAETNLTLTNGDAANNFVGQFLLALSGHYYQEQRDFHGQLDDTLLSLSGHLANCRMSLPIVRKLFHTVLGLPVIKMNSIIGRWLTVQKSDHTVMGQSNCRLGQEATLGKRIWDQQAVFELVLGPMSLQRRSQLLPGGVEHHNLKDLIAWISESRCDCKVTLDCEPDAAPEKNATTLSCDLNLTNRLGYGAALKSDAPKSCQVSFMLDLVN
- the tssF gene encoding type VI secretion system baseplate subunit TssF; its protein translation is MLQNYTYFQQEMRYLRQSVEAFSRTYPEVAAELKLSAGRSNDPHVEQIIQSFAYMTGRLRNDLTQQRNQIPNQLLHSLYPNLMRSIPCMTVLQANIEPDGANFVNGYSFDKGRQFLGTASRTTETGEKEDIECRFVNCYASQLWPLEVANTEVLPKNRVAAVHNLKMQRSQTFQSVMSIKVKSRGTEPVHQYPIDNLRFYISDVSQRAKLYQILCNNLVGVAIRVGDEVIRLDNDTHSVADVIQWQGFADDQNVLPDDAGSQRAYRLLQEYFVFIEKFYFFDVCGIQAANALVNAQTDFEILFLLEASPKSVALDEKCFVLNCFPAINLYEKTFKPIQLRHNQHEYRILASEEHYLHYEVHSLMEVKSISYSGEVKTLSPWLGPNGKANSRQYYVTRLTDLLTPGERGCDTYVSIYNPDFSPTNPVDQTISVRGLCSNRRLPEALREGQKLQILGSGPMANASILGIPSKFKGASLAGENNIKLLSQLSLNLDALGSGKDRLAILKQILRLYSDPYSVSHLRQLEGLVTMESKAIVKRIGGEMWRGHCRGTQLSLEINEDYFSDANPLLLGSVLSYFFGLYTTLNHFVQLQLISDKREGVWQQWQPRIGEQVIL
- a CDS encoding type VI secretion system tube protein Hcp, which encodes MDLILLQFGVAEFGYGPNTDGTALGSLIDGEAGGGDGPAWSALTSNAGGAQFNWENCVELVSINQGLKQQVTTDVSNNARTSGRPIITDFTCVKYVDHTSPKMYDYCLRAKPLDDPTSKTPTIIWVLRNSGDQFNIIMRFELRYALISEIQYQTHPDDMPTEQFKLNFTEVGWHHQIQGSTVGNVGGFTAAAWSVSKNRPIAALSG